In Halalkalicoccus subterraneus, the sequence GACCAGCGCCGCCGGTCGCTCTATGTCCTGCTCTTCCAGCTCCCCCTGATCCCCGAGCTCCTCTTTCGCGTCGGCGACCAGCACCTCCTCGAATGGCTGCTTCGCGAGGCGTCGACGAACCCCGAGGCGTTCGACCGGAAGTCGCTCCGGCGGTACAAGCGCGCCTGTGCCGGCCCGGGTGCGATGACGGCGATGCTGAACTACTACCGGGCGGCGTTTCGAGGGACGGTTCGTGCCGCGGTCCCCGGCTGGGGCGATCCCGGCGCGACGACCAGTGACGGGCTGGTCAGTCGCCCCACGCTGGTGCTCTGGGGGACCGATGACGCGGCCCTCTCGTCCACCCTCACCGAGGGCCTCGACGAGTGGGTCTCGGACGTCGCAGTCGAGCGAATCGACGGGGCGGGCCACTGGATCCAGCTCGACGCTCCCGAGCGGGTCAACGACTCACTCGTCGAGTTCTTCAGTCGAGACTGACCCGTTCGCCGCTCGCGTCGCTCTCCTGGATCGCCGCGAGCACGCGCTGGGTCGCGAGTCCGTCCTCGAAGCTCGGCTCGAACTCGCCGCCCTCCGCGACCG encodes:
- a CDS encoding alpha/beta fold hydrolase; the protein is MDGSHEEEIVNGVRLHYVEAGEGPLVVLLHGFPDHWYGWRKQISALVEAGYRVVAPDMRGYNRSEKPPGVSAYRIDTLVEDVRALIDRCGTKRAHLVGHDWGGVVAWEVAARHPECIDRLVVMNAPHPGAYRRELRDLDSDQRRRSLYVLLFQLPLIPELLFRVGDQHLLEWLLREASTNPEAFDRKSLRRYKRACAGPGAMTAMLNYYRAAFRGTVRAAVPGWGDPGATTSDGLVSRPTLVLWGTDDAALSSTLTEGLDEWVSDVAVERIDGAGHWIQLDAPERVNDSLVEFFSRD